Proteins encoded by one window of Xylella fastidiosa:
- a CDS encoding RluA family pseudouridine synthase, whose translation MTDPFRSQSESVVECFSVRIVVVPAEHSGQRLDNFLLSKLKGVPRSLIYKLVRSGQVRVNGGRVKAERKLDGGDEVRLPPLRLIQDRAIVAPSAAFLARMEAAIVFEDARLLALNKPSGMASHGGSGISYGVIEAMRILRPKQELELVHRLDRDTSGLLIMAKKRAVLIELQALMREASVNGKEGRGIAKRYLTLLSGRMPNGVMSVDAPLHINLRHGGERHVRVHHDGKPSKSRFRLLERRGGQSYCEVLIETGRTHQIRVHAQHLGHPVTGDDKYGDQEVNRKLRDQIGLQRLFLHAVSLEFALDAGSTPYVLNAPLAEDLVAALDRL comes from the coding sequence ATGACCGATCCATTTCGTTCCCAGTCAGAGTCTGTCGTGGAGTGTTTCAGCGTACGTATCGTTGTCGTGCCTGCCGAGCACAGTGGGCAGCGCTTGGATAATTTTCTTCTCAGCAAACTAAAGGGTGTCCCGCGCAGCTTGATTTACAAGCTGGTGCGCAGTGGGCAAGTCAGAGTGAATGGTGGTCGTGTCAAGGCCGAGCGCAAATTGGATGGGGGTGACGAAGTCCGACTTCCGCCGTTACGTCTTATTCAGGATCGGGCGATTGTCGCGCCATCGGCTGCATTTCTGGCCAGGATGGAGGCAGCGATTGTGTTCGAGGACGCGCGTTTGTTGGCGTTGAACAAACCCAGTGGTATGGCTAGCCATGGCGGCAGTGGGATCAGTTACGGCGTGATTGAGGCTATGCGTATCTTGCGTCCTAAGCAGGAACTGGAACTTGTACATCGTTTGGATCGTGATACCTCTGGTTTGTTGATCATGGCAAAAAAGCGTGCAGTTCTCATTGAGTTGCAGGCATTGATGCGCGAAGCCAGCGTGAATGGTAAGGAGGGGCGTGGTATTGCCAAGCGCTATTTGACTTTGTTATCAGGGCGTATGCCCAATGGAGTGATGAGTGTTGATGCGCCGTTGCATATTAATTTGCGCCATGGGGGAGAGCGTCATGTCCGGGTGCATCATGATGGGAAGCCTTCAAAGAGTCGTTTCCGTTTGCTAGAGCGGCGTGGAGGGCAATCGTATTGCGAGGTGTTGATCGAAACTGGTCGAACTCATCAGATTCGTGTGCATGCACAGCATCTCGGTCATCCAGTTACTGGGGACGACAAGTACGGTGATCAGGAGGTCAACCGGAAGTTGCGCGATCAGATTGGTTTACAGCGTCTTTTCTTACATGCTGTGTCGTTGGAGTTTGCTTTGGATGCTGGAAGTACGCCCTATGTGTTGAATGCTCCATTGGCGGAGGACTTGGTGGCCGCCTTAGACCGTCTTTAG
- a CDS encoding energy transducer TonB, translating into MKLLHFADLVALLLALDACNKRVDQTPVTPPTELLAVRTPPPKYPEQLACAGIGGRTVLKVKVGPQGKPIEVNLVQSSNQAALDTAAKDRVRDWEFRPATRNGQPITQTIQVPVTFNPPIPKPDWCFALEEGDHHNH; encoded by the coding sequence ATGAAATTGCTGCATTTTGCTGACCTGGTGGCACTATTGCTGGCACTTGATGCCTGTAACAAGCGTGTCGATCAAACGCCCGTAACCCCTCCTACTGAACTCCTTGCTGTGCGTACCCCCCCACCAAAGTATCCGGAGCAACTAGCCTGCGCCGGTATCGGCGGACGCACAGTATTGAAAGTCAAAGTAGGTCCGCAAGGAAAACCCATCGAAGTAAACTTGGTACAAAGCAGCAACCAGGCAGCACTGGATACAGCGGCAAAGGATCGTGTACGCGACTGGGAATTCAGGCCAGCGACGCGCAATGGTCAACCGATCACACAGACAATCCAAGTACCAGTCACGTTCAACCCGCCCATTCCCAAACCTGACTGGTGCTTCGCACTTGAAGAAGGTGACCATCACAATCACTGA
- a CDS encoding 4a-hydroxytetrahydrobiopterin dehydratase, with the protein MNDRITLAQAHCQPREKKEHKLGQARLAELLTQVPGWELSNNGHALTRTFQFDNYYRTLAFVNALAFIAHCEDHHPDMNVHYGRAVVCFSTHKIGGISEIDFICAAKTSALYEQGI; encoded by the coding sequence ATGAACGATCGGATTACTCTAGCTCAAGCTCACTGCCAGCCGCGAGAAAAAAAAGAACACAAACTCGGCCAAGCCCGCTTAGCCGAACTGTTGACACAAGTCCCAGGATGGGAATTGAGTAATAACGGACATGCACTCACCCGGACATTCCAATTCGACAATTATTACCGTACCCTCGCATTCGTTAACGCGCTCGCTTTTATCGCACACTGCGAAGATCATCACCCGGACATGAACGTGCACTATGGCAGGGCTGTCGTGTGCTTTTCAACGCATAAAATAGGGGGAATCAGCGAGATTGACTTCATTTGCGCCGCTAAGACTTCCGCCCTATACGAACAAGGAATCTGA
- a CDS encoding NfuA family Fe-S biogenesis protein: MIQISDTAKSHFLKLIQREGVPGMGVRLSAVDPGTPRADARLEFADPSELVGDEWLIDCGDFTLYVASASVAWLDGAEIDYVTQATGSQQLIIKAPKIKGQELSQVASLVERVCWVVENEINPQLASHGGRVEVQEVSAEGVVLLRFGGGCHGCGMADVTLKQGVEKTLMDRVHGVIAVRDATDHSTGAAPYISRDFSP, encoded by the coding sequence ATGATCCAGATTTCTGACACAGCTAAGTCTCACTTCCTTAAATTGATCCAACGCGAAGGTGTCCCTGGGATGGGGGTACGTTTGAGTGCGGTGGATCCCGGCACACCGCGTGCCGACGCGCGCTTGGAGTTTGCCGATCCCTCGGAATTGGTTGGCGATGAATGGTTGATAGATTGTGGTGACTTCACCCTCTATGTCGCTTCAGCCAGCGTGGCATGGCTGGATGGTGCTGAGATCGACTACGTTACACAGGCCACTGGTAGTCAGCAATTGATCATCAAAGCTCCGAAGATTAAAGGTCAGGAGCTTAGTCAGGTTGCATCATTGGTTGAGAGAGTGTGTTGGGTTGTGGAGAACGAGATTAACCCGCAATTAGCATCCCATGGTGGACGAGTGGAGGTACAGGAGGTTTCTGCAGAAGGAGTTGTCTTACTGCGTTTTGGCGGTGGCTGCCACGGCTGTGGCATGGCTGATGTAACTCTTAAGCAGGGCGTTGAGAAAACCCTGATGGACCGAGTACATGGTGTGATTGCAGTACGTGATGCGACCGACCACAGTACAGGTGCGGCTCCATATATTTCTCGCGATTTTTCCCCCTGA
- the fdxA gene encoding ferredoxin FdxA: MPFVVTENCINCKYTDCVEVCPVDCFHEGPNFLVIDPDECIDCTLCEPECPANAIYPEEDVPTEQKQCIALNAELAKAWPVVTVRREPMPDAAEWNGKPDKLALLQR; the protein is encoded by the coding sequence ATGCCATTTGTCGTTACCGAAAACTGCATCAACTGCAAATACACTGACTGCGTAGAAGTCTGTCCCGTCGATTGCTTCCATGAAGGCCCGAACTTTCTTGTCATTGACCCTGACGAATGTATTGATTGCACACTGTGTGAGCCAGAGTGCCCAGCAAATGCAATCTATCCCGAGGAGGATGTACCCACTGAACAGAAACAATGCATTGCACTTAACGCCGAGCTTGCCAAAGCATGGCCAGTAGTGACGGTACGCCGTGAACCGATGCCCGACGCCGCAGAATGGAATGGCAAACCGGACAAGCTAGCGTTGCTACAACGCTGA
- a CDS encoding response regulator: MTIKIFLIDDHTLVRVGMKMILSNELDLEVIGEAETGEAALPQIRELRPNVVLCDMHLPGVSGLEITEKLVKGNYGSRVIIVSVLEDGPLPKRLLEAGASGYVGKGGDANELLRAIREVALGKRYLGNSIAQNLVLSSLEGGCSPFDVLSPRELEIALLLIQGLSQGAIAKRLCLSPKTINTHKVRLFAKVDVRDTIALARLAIQYGVSTPEKYSLDKTI, from the coding sequence ATGACTATTAAGATTTTTCTGATTGATGATCATACTCTCGTGCGTGTTGGCATGAAGATGATCTTATCCAATGAATTAGATCTCGAAGTGATAGGGGAAGCGGAGACAGGGGAGGCGGCTTTACCACAGATCCGTGAGCTACGCCCGAATGTCGTATTGTGTGACATGCATCTCCCTGGGGTGAGTGGGCTGGAGATTACAGAAAAATTGGTGAAAGGGAATTATGGTAGCCGTGTAATTATTGTTTCGGTGTTGGAAGACGGCCCATTGCCGAAGCGACTGTTAGAGGCTGGAGCTTCTGGTTATGTTGGTAAGGGCGGTGATGCTAATGAGTTGCTGCGTGCTATCCGTGAAGTGGCTTTAGGGAAGCGCTATCTTGGTAACAGCATTGCGCAGAATTTGGTGTTGTCAAGCCTTGAAGGAGGATGTTCACCTTTTGATGTTTTGTCACCGCGTGAGTTGGAAATTGCCTTGTTGTTAATCCAAGGTCTGAGTCAGGGGGCTATTGCTAAGCGGTTGTGTCTCAGTCCTAAGACAATCAACACTCATAAAGTGCGTTTGTTCGCTAAAGTTGATGTTCGAGATACCATTGCTCTGGCTCGGTTGGCTATTCAGTACGGGGTGAGTACTCCGGAGAAATATAGTTTAGATAAAACGATCTGA
- a CDS encoding response regulator, whose protein sequence is MFTLQRIRILVVENDAMNTMLLEMQLSQAGASVIDSTALIEDAIALINQQPPDIAILDHQLGNGRTSGIIAKRLSELDIPFVLATGTPPEYISSEFASGVILTKPYLTKELIHALEKAYERTPSIGIVPKSH, encoded by the coding sequence ATGTTCACTTTACAGAGAATTCGAATATTAGTAGTAGAAAACGATGCAATGAATACAATGCTACTTGAAATGCAACTCTCTCAAGCTGGCGCATCAGTGATCGACTCTACAGCATTGATCGAAGATGCCATTGCGCTGATTAACCAACAACCTCCAGATATTGCAATCCTTGACCACCAACTCGGTAATGGAAGGACCAGTGGCATAATCGCCAAGCGTCTCAGTGAACTAGATATACCATTCGTTCTAGCCACTGGAACTCCTCCAGAATACATATCTAGTGAGTTCGCCTCAGGTGTAATACTGACTAAGCCATATCTGACTAAGGAACTGATACACGCTTTGGAAAAAGCTTACGAGAGAACTCCCTCTATAGGCATCGTACCCAAGTCTCATTAA
- a CDS encoding sulfurtransferase, with protein sequence MVIINTAAYHFVSITQPQTLADQIRAHGEIAGLKGTVLIANEGINLFLAGEKEAINAFYAWLCADVRFAALHVKYSVSAYKPFARFKVKVRPEIISFRRGDISPLQVRAPGVSAHTLRDWLRRGCDDNGRRLVMLDARNQQEIAYGTFSGAMTLPITKFTGFPGALAHYRDLLSDATVVSFCTGGIRCEKAVLWMRADGMDNVLQLEGGILGYFEQVGGEGYDGRCFVFDKRVALDPQLRPLYDMRVVASFARSEIS encoded by the coding sequence ATGGTTATTATCAATACTGCTGCTTATCACTTTGTTTCGATCACGCAGCCGCAGACACTGGCTGATCAAATCCGTGCCCATGGGGAGATTGCGGGACTGAAAGGGACGGTGTTGATCGCCAATGAAGGAATTAATTTGTTCCTTGCTGGCGAGAAGGAGGCTATCAATGCATTCTATGCTTGGTTGTGTGCTGACGTGCGTTTTGCAGCGTTGCATGTGAAGTATAGTGTTAGTGCATATAAACCATTCGCGCGCTTTAAGGTGAAGGTCAGGCCAGAGATTATCAGCTTCCGTCGCGGGGATATTTCTCCGCTTCAGGTCCGTGCACCTGGGGTCTCTGCACACACCCTTCGTGATTGGCTACGTCGGGGTTGCGATGATAATGGCCGACGTTTGGTAATGCTAGATGCTCGCAATCAGCAAGAAATTGCATACGGTACATTTTCTGGAGCAATGACCTTGCCGATCACCAAATTTACTGGATTCCCAGGGGCGCTAGCACACTATCGTGACTTATTATCCGATGCTACTGTGGTTAGCTTCTGCACAGGCGGGATTCGCTGTGAAAAGGCTGTCTTGTGGATGCGTGCCGATGGTATGGACAACGTGCTGCAACTGGAGGGCGGTATCCTCGGTTACTTCGAGCAAGTGGGTGGGGAGGGCTACGATGGACGTTGTTTTGTCTTTGATAAGCGGGTAGCGCTTGATCCGCAACTGCGTCCTTTGTATGACATGCGGGTCGTAGCAAGTTTTGCGCGATCAGAAATTTCTTAA
- a CDS encoding Rne/Rng family ribonuclease: MKRMLINATQAEELRVAIVDGQSLYDIDIEQPSKEQKKSNIYKGRITRLEPSLEAAFVDYGTDRHGFLPLKEISKDYFQAGLDHHKAGIRELLREGQEIVVQVDKEERGNKGAALTTFISLAGRYMVLMPNSPSAGGVSRRIEGEDRAALKEALEKLNIPNDMGVIIRTAGVGRDTQELQWDLDFLLHAWRAIAEAALSKPAPLLIYQESRLIIRALRDYFRADIGEILVDTEEMYQDAHQFMRHVMPQSLRKLKYYKDDIPLFNRFQIESQIEGAYERNVRLPSGGSIVVDQTEALTAIDVNSSRATKGNDIEETAFQTNLEAADEIARQLRLRDVGGLVVIDFIDMSSSKHQREIETRLQNCLKYDRARVQLSRISRFGLLEMSRQRLRPSLGESSQIVCPYCDGHGRMRSIESLSLSIIRIVEEHAMKESTGQVLVQTPVEIANYLLNEKRRAINEIEKRHDAPIIIIADEQLHTPHYEVTRLRENELSEETGKPSYQRNTPRKLPVHALTKSQLNIPPAPAVKSITPPQLAPTQENIPTIREQSAENRAHPIPELVSSLASWLKRIFGNTDKRQTASNSSHPAPLQQNRNGNVQRNERNRRDGQIATSNTQPQQQSSSHRDNYRHNESNNYPQIQNQCTADTNGKLRNESQTPKSSAYVSKLPQMPRQPQPQLPKTPRTQSQPTQNSTKTILDKQPAPVLHGEDNTLQKAKPIPLTAEAVLNNIPAPSMTATPSGKDQDALPTTSNVTQGTSNALIEAKSTTKTNINTNTDIEPQQNNHEGTGNNDGSNRRRRGRRGGRRRRRNTSLGNETNAVSESNSIKLSNDTETDNADNIESPQALRPAMQENKRQPEFEFDDLAPAAPITAPLRKAIAAEREGISADLTTTAPQSIMETASRTHIASQMAPQSETSAASTTPNASVQATKTHTHKDVVSDSPSRTPYNAHSNTTRHSSGRRLETLSTAHPSAKAPPSEHITPTSRSNANTKTTKTEIPNKPTNANSDTAARPTTTDVLVVTNQPVIATKPSTTIEKAQTKVIPSTTYNNEHIETKRKIVTTESETTQPPVRKQRLPMQNPLPKVVAPLEDKKQAPFVENTTQRNINNATTTSQNDKSLGFTKNNEENSDNNTL, translated from the coding sequence ATGAAGCGAATGTTAATCAATGCTACACAGGCCGAAGAGCTTCGCGTAGCAATCGTGGATGGCCAGAGCCTGTACGACATTGATATTGAGCAACCATCTAAAGAACAAAAAAAATCCAACATCTATAAAGGCCGTATCACCCGGCTGGAACCGTCTCTCGAAGCCGCATTTGTTGATTACGGCACAGATCGCCACGGCTTTTTGCCGTTAAAAGAAATCTCCAAAGACTACTTCCAAGCCGGTCTGGACCATCACAAAGCTGGTATCCGAGAGTTATTACGCGAGGGTCAAGAGATCGTCGTTCAGGTTGATAAAGAAGAACGTGGCAACAAAGGAGCCGCTCTGACCACGTTCATTTCACTCGCCGGTCGCTACATGGTGTTGATGCCAAACTCGCCATCAGCAGGCGGAGTCTCACGTCGCATTGAAGGCGAAGATCGCGCTGCGCTGAAAGAAGCACTGGAAAAACTGAACATTCCCAACGATATGGGAGTGATCATCCGTACTGCTGGCGTGGGCCGTGACACTCAAGAGCTACAATGGGATCTGGATTTTTTACTGCACGCTTGGCGCGCCATTGCCGAAGCTGCATTGAGCAAGCCTGCTCCATTGCTCATCTACCAAGAATCGCGCCTCATCATCCGCGCCCTACGCGACTATTTCCGTGCTGACATCGGCGAAATTCTAGTCGATACAGAGGAAATGTATCAGGACGCCCACCAATTCATGCGGCACGTGATGCCGCAAAGCCTTCGCAAGCTCAAATACTACAAAGACGACATCCCTCTGTTCAATCGCTTCCAGATCGAATCGCAGATCGAAGGTGCCTACGAACGTAACGTACGCCTCCCCTCCGGCGGCTCCATTGTGGTTGATCAAACAGAAGCGCTCACTGCCATTGATGTCAACTCTTCACGAGCTACAAAGGGTAACGACATTGAGGAAACCGCATTCCAAACCAACCTGGAAGCAGCCGATGAAATCGCACGCCAACTGCGCCTACGCGATGTAGGTGGGTTAGTAGTGATTGACTTCATTGATATGTCCTCTTCAAAACACCAACGTGAGATCGAAACCCGTCTACAAAACTGTCTCAAATACGACCGTGCACGCGTGCAGCTTAGCCGGATCTCACGCTTCGGCCTGTTGGAGATGAGTCGTCAACGCCTACGCCCAAGCCTGGGCGAATCCAGCCAAATCGTTTGCCCATACTGCGACGGACACGGGCGGATGCGCAGCATCGAATCGCTATCACTGTCGATCATCCGTATAGTCGAAGAACACGCGATGAAGGAAAGCACTGGACAGGTGCTTGTCCAGACACCAGTAGAGATAGCCAACTACCTGCTCAACGAGAAGCGCCGTGCAATTAATGAGATCGAGAAACGCCATGACGCACCGATCATCATCATCGCTGACGAGCAATTACATACCCCGCACTACGAGGTGACTCGTCTACGTGAGAACGAATTAAGCGAAGAAACAGGCAAACCAAGTTACCAACGCAACACCCCACGCAAGCTACCGGTACATGCACTCACCAAATCGCAACTTAACATCCCGCCAGCACCAGCAGTGAAATCGATCACCCCACCGCAACTGGCACCAACTCAAGAAAACATACCAACAATCCGAGAGCAATCCGCTGAGAACCGAGCACACCCTATTCCGGAACTTGTATCCAGCCTAGCGAGTTGGCTAAAACGTATCTTTGGAAATACTGACAAGCGACAGACCGCAAGTAACAGCTCGCATCCTGCGCCCCTGCAACAGAACCGCAATGGCAATGTGCAACGCAACGAACGCAACCGCCGTGATGGCCAAATCGCTACTAGCAACACCCAACCACAGCAGCAAAGCAGCAGCCACCGCGACAATTATCGCCATAACGAAAGCAACAACTATCCGCAAATCCAGAACCAATGCACAGCAGACACAAACGGGAAATTGCGGAACGAATCACAAACACCAAAATCGTCAGCATATGTGTCGAAATTACCCCAGATGCCAAGGCAACCCCAACCACAGCTCCCAAAAACACCAAGGACGCAATCGCAACCGACACAAAACAGCACGAAAACGATATTAGACAAACAGCCTGCACCTGTACTCCATGGTGAAGACAACACGCTACAGAAAGCAAAACCGATCCCGTTAACTGCGGAAGCGGTGCTTAATAACATCCCTGCGCCTAGCATGACAGCCACACCGTCAGGTAAAGACCAAGATGCTTTACCAACAACATCGAACGTGACTCAAGGCACATCAAACGCGCTGATCGAAGCTAAATCAACCACAAAGACGAACATCAATACAAATACTGACATTGAACCGCAACAAAACAATCATGAAGGTACTGGGAACAACGACGGCAGCAACCGGCGGCGCCGTGGTCGTCGTGGTGGTCGTCGTCGTCGTCGGAATACTTCTCTCGGTAACGAAACCAATGCTGTAAGCGAAAGCAATAGCATCAAACTATCCAACGACACTGAAACCGACAATGCGGACAATATCGAATCACCCCAAGCCTTGCGCCCTGCCATGCAGGAAAACAAGCGCCAACCGGAGTTTGAGTTCGATGACCTAGCACCCGCAGCTCCGATCACCGCACCGTTACGTAAGGCAATAGCTGCCGAGAGAGAGGGGATATCCGCTGATCTCACAACTACAGCACCTCAAAGCATAATGGAAACCGCGTCCAGAACGCATATCGCCTCGCAAATGGCTCCCCAAAGTGAAACCAGTGCTGCGTCAACCACGCCTAATGCCTCTGTACAAGCTACTAAGACTCATACGCATAAAGATGTCGTTTCTGATTCCCCGTCAAGAACACCTTACAACGCTCACTCCAACACCACCAGACACAGTTCGGGGCGTCGTCTGGAAACTCTCTCTACGGCACATCCCTCTGCCAAGGCACCTCCATCAGAGCATATAACACCAACATCACGCTCAAACGCGAATACTAAAACCACAAAGACAGAGATACCAAACAAACCAACCAATGCGAACAGCGATACGGCAGCTCGCCCAACAACCACTGATGTGCTGGTTGTAACGAATCAACCAGTGATAGCAACCAAGCCTTCAACAACGATAGAAAAAGCACAAACCAAAGTTATTCCCTCCACTACATACAATAATGAACACATCGAAACGAAGCGAAAGATCGTTACAACGGAATCCGAAACAACCCAACCACCAGTACGAAAGCAACGCTTGCCGATGCAAAATCCACTACCCAAGGTAGTCGCTCCACTAGAAGACAAGAAGCAAGCCCCATTCGTGGAAAATACAACCCAACGTAATATTAATAACGCGACCACAACATCGCAGAACGACAAATCATTAGGTTTTACAAAAAACAACGAAGAAAATAGTGACAACAATACACTATAA